One Oryza brachyantha chromosome 3, ObraRS2, whole genome shotgun sequence DNA segment encodes these proteins:
- the LOC121053821 gene encoding uncharacterized protein LOC121053821, with amino-acid sequence MPTFPDYAPSHPLKSPTHAAQRNARVDCPQPHPDRSPHSKIANAGRRRRPPHSGRPAPTSGAPTQSAATRPAPAGRWPPLARHRRLSPPLPTAACPAPLRLAGDHLPHATAGRRHCAHVGSRSLDRIGGDVFGNKVRFPCRTARKSRNPLLISPPNLRARPRACVRRRLFPRLK; translated from the exons ATGCC GACATTCCCTGATTACGCGCCATCCCATCCACTGAAATCGCCCACGCATGCCGCCCAGCGAAACGCCCGCGTCGACTGTCCCCAACCTCACCCCGACCGGTCGCCCCACTCCAAAATCGCCAAcgcaggtcgccgccgccgcccgccccactccggccggccggcgcccaCCTCCGGCGCGCCAACGCAGTCTGCCGCCACCCGCCCcgctccggccggccggtggccACCTCTGGCGCGCCACCGTAggctgtcgccgccgctcccgaccGCCGCCTGCCCCGCCCCGCTCCGGCTGGCCGGCGACCACCTCCCGCACGCCACCGCAGGGCGCCGCCACTGCGCCCACGTCGGCTCCCGGTCTCTCGACCGGATAG GTGGAGATGTATTTGGGAACAAAGTAAG gttCCCTTGCCGAACAGCGAGGAAAAGCCGCAATCCgttgctgatctctccaccgaatctcag AGCAAGACctagagcctgtgtcagaagaaggttgtttcCAAGGTTGAaataa